The Exiguobacterium acetylicum genome includes a window with the following:
- a CDS encoding AAA family ATPase — protein MKNEVTTILFEYLSGEGDVSNEEAIAIQEAEKYFYENLIVNSNLVLADGNRLINRRKRLWGVLKKKGYEELPHGLQVDLRWNREEEQVVVRIVLQCRYGTGTKKRYPSDEDLIRHSRLLSMPYLNENGFHYESQSEIERPGTLKKQVEHEPNKNIELVFTHTVNNREENQVKDLTNILREAIDQMILRYESILEAAPAFTKEQAPAIVDNVKGGVIMHPKNMILQGPPGTGKTYHTVLYAVAIIEGKSIDEIQKDGYPEVKRRYAKYRDENRIAFTTFHQSYGYEEFIEGIKPVVAADQNEIGFNIESGIFKEFCDLSATGRRFGGYDVSIDSEARIWKVSLGGSGDHPLKKVCFEKDIMRIGWDQYGEEPFNSTVSMNPSERSVLTYFYETMKIGDIVLSLKDERHIDGIGIIDGEVEWLEEEDHYKRSRKVNWLAKHISLDIHEMNMRKNLTRKTVYPLDRLSVSQVERMLEIEYGISNVNVQSEKPYVFIIDEINRGNISKILGELITLIEPSKRLGEMEETLVKLPYSKKEFGVPSNIYIIGTMNTADRSIALMDTALRRRFQFIEMAPDSRLLRGVSIEGVHLEYVLDIMNRRIAALYDRDHMIGHAYFSSLSSSDDISALQQIFLKSIIPLLQEYFFDNVEKINAIFGNDRTYPILIQDVPAFGLFDSSIDPNDLETSYRINHAILTQPETYQAIYGNRYANV, from the coding sequence ATGAAAAATGAAGTTACAACGATTCTCTTCGAGTATCTGTCGGGAGAAGGTGACGTATCAAATGAGGAAGCTATCGCTATACAAGAAGCAGAGAAATACTTTTATGAGAATTTAATTGTTAATAGCAACTTGGTATTAGCGGATGGGAACAGATTAATAAATAGACGAAAACGATTATGGGGAGTCCTCAAAAAGAAAGGATATGAAGAACTTCCTCATGGACTACAAGTAGACCTTCGATGGAATCGGGAAGAAGAGCAGGTTGTTGTTCGTATTGTACTTCAGTGTCGCTATGGAACAGGAACAAAAAAACGTTATCCTTCGGATGAAGATTTAATCCGGCATAGTCGGCTTTTAAGCATGCCTTATCTTAATGAGAATGGATTCCATTATGAATCACAGTCGGAAATTGAAAGGCCGGGTACGTTAAAAAAACAAGTTGAACATGAGCCAAATAAGAACATAGAGTTAGTGTTTACGCATACTGTGAACAACCGCGAAGAGAATCAAGTCAAAGATTTAACTAATATTCTACGTGAAGCGATTGATCAAATGATTCTAAGATACGAATCGATTTTAGAGGCTGCCCCTGCATTCACTAAGGAGCAAGCACCAGCTATAGTTGACAATGTTAAAGGAGGGGTAATAATGCATCCTAAGAATATGATTTTACAAGGTCCACCAGGAACGGGCAAAACCTATCATACGGTCTTATACGCCGTCGCCATCATTGAAGGAAAGTCTATCGATGAAATTCAGAAGGATGGATACCCGGAAGTGAAGAGAAGATACGCAAAATATCGAGACGAGAACCGAATCGCCTTTACGACATTCCATCAATCATATGGATATGAAGAGTTTATTGAAGGCATCAAACCCGTCGTAGCAGCGGATCAGAACGAGATTGGATTTAACATCGAGTCTGGTATTTTTAAGGAGTTTTGCGACCTTTCTGCTACCGGACGACGATTTGGTGGGTATGATGTTTCAATTGATAGTGAGGCGCGTATTTGGAAAGTTTCTCTTGGAGGATCAGGAGATCATCCTCTCAAGAAAGTTTGCTTTGAAAAAGATATCATGCGGATCGGGTGGGATCAATATGGAGAAGAACCATTTAATAGTACGGTTTCCATGAATCCTTCTGAACGAAGTGTTTTAACATATTTTTACGAAACGATGAAAATAGGCGATATTGTTCTATCATTGAAAGATGAACGACATATTGATGGTATTGGAATCATTGATGGGGAAGTCGAGTGGTTAGAAGAGGAAGACCACTACAAACGTAGCCGGAAAGTGAACTGGCTTGCTAAACATATCTCACTTGATATACATGAAATGAATATGCGGAAAAATTTGACACGGAAGACCGTGTATCCATTAGATCGTTTGTCTGTCTCGCAAGTCGAACGCATGCTTGAAATTGAATACGGTATCTCGAATGTAAACGTTCAAAGCGAAAAACCGTATGTATTCATCATCGATGAAATTAACCGTGGGAATATTTCGAAAATCCTAGGAGAGTTGATTACGCTCATTGAACCGTCAAAACGCCTTGGAGAAATGGAAGAGACGCTTGTTAAGCTCCCATACTCCAAAAAGGAGTTTGGTGTTCCGAGTAACATCTATATTATTGGGACAATGAATACGGCTGACCGTTCTATTGCGTTAATGGATACTGCGTTGCGGAGACGCTTCCAGTTTATCGAAATGGCTCCTGATTCGCGTCTGCTTCGAGGTGTTTCTATCGAAGGTGTACATTTAGAATATGTCCTCGATATTATGAATCGGCGGATTGCAGCACTATATGATCGAGATCATATGATCGGTCATGCCTACTTCTCGTCACTGTCATCAAGTGACGATATAAGTGCATTGCAGCAAATCTTTTTAAAATCAATTATTCCTTTATTGCAAGAGTACTTCTTTGATAATGTTGAAAAAATAAACGCTATATTCGGAAATGATAGGACTTATCCAATTCTCATTCAAGATGTGCCAGCCTTTGGGTTGTTTGACTCCTCAATTGATCCAAATGATTTAGAGACGAGCTATCGTATCAATCATGCCATTCTTACTCAACCGGAGACATATCAAGCGATTTATGGAAATCGATATGCAAACGTATGA
- a CDS encoding type II toxin-antitoxin system RelE family toxin, producing the protein MTAYNVEFERGAQKSLKKMDPQQARIIMSWIKKNLVGTDDPRRHGKGLVSNRSGEWRYRIGDYRLIADIQDEKVVILILEIGHRRDIYK; encoded by the coding sequence ATGACAGCTTATAATGTAGAGTTCGAGCGCGGAGCTCAAAAGTCTCTCAAAAAGATGGACCCACAACAAGCGCGGATCATCATGTCCTGGATCAAGAAAAACCTTGTCGGGACGGATGATCCGCGTCGTCATGGGAAAGGACTCGTCTCGAATCGCTCTGGCGAATGGCGTTATCGCATCGGCGACTATCGTCTGATTGCTGACATCCAGGATGAGAAAGTCGTGATTTTGATCCTTGAGATAGGGCATCGTCGTGATATCTATAAATAA
- a CDS encoding SMI1/KNR4 family protein, whose product MKKLGEFTSQEGNLIVSDPAFLEPDIEYNVTIPVEQGSIWTVFYDEDEFESINLLYLTVNEKMKMDPPDFEPLSDLVVVDSAQLVVMNIADYGRREAIDWEIRNTLEFDEEIDPFYIAISDKMMEDEIFLFPFGVAVQLMGDGHYEVLVRREDGNVTGIAIVLGEHDDFEEHDDGEEISLEDVDVPRLNHQNTALPDDAFLTSILQAMRLFYVNDQKSLKYSIPIEGQKVEHKLYLYDYSSSIQNYQVAVESSCPEARIQAFETNHFTIPDWYKEILRVCNGVSIAEELNLYGIPLTSWNGLSHEIQGNLSVSLEEYALTEFDAIRDKYFFFGSSFRQDEYYAVLKERPEEAVYCFDYRTLKLKRQATTFQDIVRDAWRACNLKALHKRM is encoded by the coding sequence ATGAAAAAACTAGGTGAATTTACAAGTCAGGAAGGCAATCTAATCGTCTCGGACCCGGCTTTCCTTGAGCCAGATATAGAATACAACGTGACGATTCCGGTTGAACAAGGTTCGATTTGGACGGTCTTCTATGACGAAGACGAGTTCGAATCAATCAATCTGCTTTACCTGACGGTGAACGAAAAAATGAAGATGGATCCACCCGATTTCGAGCCGTTATCCGATCTAGTCGTTGTCGATTCAGCGCAGCTCGTCGTTATGAACATAGCGGATTACGGAAGACGGGAAGCCATCGACTGGGAGATTCGAAATACGTTGGAGTTCGACGAAGAAATCGACCCGTTCTATATCGCGATTTCAGACAAAATGATGGAAGACGAGATCTTTCTGTTTCCGTTCGGTGTCGCCGTTCAGTTGATGGGGGACGGACACTATGAAGTCCTCGTCCGACGAGAAGACGGGAACGTGACAGGTATCGCGATCGTCCTCGGAGAACATGACGATTTTGAAGAGCACGATGACGGGGAAGAAATATCGCTGGAAGACGTCGACGTACCACGACTGAATCATCAGAACACTGCTTTGCCTGACGATGCCTTTCTTACGAGTATCCTTCAGGCGATGCGATTATTTTATGTGAACGATCAAAAATCCTTGAAGTACAGTATTCCGATCGAAGGTCAGAAGGTGGAGCACAAACTGTATTTGTATGATTATTCATCCTCCATTCAAAACTATCAAGTGGCAGTGGAGAGTTCCTGTCCAGAAGCGCGTATTCAAGCGTTTGAGACCAATCATTTCACGATTCCAGATTGGTATAAAGAGATTTTACGGGTTTGTAACGGTGTAAGTATTGCCGAAGAGTTGAACTTATATGGTATTCCGCTGACGAGCTGGAACGGGTTATCGCATGAGATCCAAGGCAATCTCTCCGTCAGTCTCGAGGAATACGCGTTAACCGAGTTCGATGCGATCCGTGACAAGTATTTCTTTTTTGGATCGTCGTTTAGACAGGATGAATACTATGCGGTATTGAAAGAGCGACCAGAAGAAGCCGTCTATTGTTTTGACTACCGGACACTTAAACTCAAACGCCAAGCGACGACTTTCCAAGATATCGTCCGTGATGCATGGCGCGCTTGTAACCTTAAAGCACTACATAAAAGAATGTGA
- a CDS encoding DUF2716 domain-containing protein, giving the protein MIQLTKQNGSDMLYQTIYTEGRTIVQHQGIVGAWVKAEDVKQMRVSRFKRLGVQILQLVEELERQGYRELNETDYTGLVVQFSYEKGQEEAALERRHMMEEVINDSLLHMGNGYCEGGDIGSGTTNIFYYVLDVEAAVALIFEEMKARDVQDEPKIAVQEGEVYTVLYPEGATFDLIGEGKPWSWIPMTQAEDEKVWHVIDQQFQFSPSTTVFPSFHAPSPFITYEVDYEKREEIERELKRILTELTVDGERVMALDWNHQGYWIDPRRPFLRNEEGDWMIPAVPDGDYSFFIARDFRWGYLGHPWEGSITMFGEDMISAFQGTDIFMNEIRRG; this is encoded by the coding sequence ATGATACAGCTGACAAAACAAAACGGCTCAGATATGCTCTACCAAACGATTTATACGGAAGGACGCACCATTGTGCAGCATCAAGGGATCGTTGGAGCGTGGGTGAAAGCAGAAGACGTAAAACAGATGCGCGTTTCTCGCTTCAAACGATTAGGTGTACAGATTTTGCAGCTGGTTGAGGAGTTAGAACGGCAAGGTTACCGCGAGCTGAACGAGACCGATTATACCGGACTGGTTGTTCAGTTTTCTTATGAGAAAGGTCAGGAAGAAGCAGCACTCGAGCGACGTCACATGATGGAAGAAGTAATCAATGATAGTTTGCTTCATATGGGGAACGGATACTGCGAAGGAGGAGATATTGGTAGTGGTACGACAAATATCTTTTACTATGTCCTTGATGTCGAAGCAGCCGTCGCACTGATCTTTGAAGAAATGAAAGCACGCGATGTACAAGACGAACCAAAAATTGCAGTACAAGAAGGAGAAGTGTACACCGTTCTCTATCCTGAAGGAGCGACGTTTGATTTGATTGGTGAGGGGAAACCGTGGAGCTGGATTCCGATGACGCAAGCGGAGGACGAAAAGGTGTGGCACGTCATCGATCAACAATTTCAATTCTCGCCTAGTACGACGGTTTTTCCATCCTTCCATGCCCCAAGTCCGTTCATTACATACGAAGTGGATTATGAGAAACGAGAAGAGATCGAGCGGGAGCTAAAACGTATTCTGACTGAGCTGACCGTTGACGGAGAACGCGTTATGGCACTCGATTGGAATCATCAAGGATACTGGATTGACCCAAGACGTCCGTTTCTTCGAAATGAAGAAGGAGACTGGATGATTCCAGCCGTTCCAGATGGCGACTATTCCTTTTTCATCGCTCGCGATTTCCGATGGGGTTACCTCGGTCATCCGTGGGAGGGTAGTATCACTATGTTTGGAGAAGATATGATTTCTGCGTTCCAAGGGACAGACATTTTTATGAATGAAATCCGAAGAGGGTGA
- a CDS encoding DUF2750 domain-containing protein yields the protein MTYQSGLPGVTEERLKEVEAVLGFELPKELRNRYKRENKFSVGEWEFHPIKDEQYIKRTWDDLVRFNAEDAEDYPEGFLRIAADGTGDELGYQLPDTETIVLWDHEEQELFPIAPTLKAFIEKEQQMEQSAEQAELFVQTVIETGTVYGLSKFEQSGWAYCPSNQEETDVLLFFSTKEAAKSLQTKEWANYHLIRLELDLFMDGWLPNMSDDGLYCGLNWGPELVGLELDPEDVLADLEG from the coding sequence ATGACATATCAGAGTGGATTACCTGGTGTCACGGAAGAAAGACTAAAAGAGGTAGAGGCAGTACTCGGCTTCGAGCTTCCTAAAGAACTACGAAACCGATACAAACGTGAAAACAAGTTCAGCGTCGGCGAATGGGAGTTTCATCCGATCAAGGACGAGCAGTATATCAAGCGGACATGGGACGACCTCGTTCGTTTCAATGCGGAGGATGCAGAAGATTATCCAGAAGGGTTCTTGCGGATTGCGGCGGACGGAACAGGTGACGAACTCGGATATCAGTTACCGGACACAGAGACGATCGTCTTGTGGGACCACGAGGAACAAGAGTTATTTCCGATAGCACCGACGTTGAAGGCGTTCATTGAAAAGGAACAACAAATGGAGCAGAGTGCGGAACAAGCAGAACTCTTCGTACAAACGGTTATTGAGACAGGAACTGTCTATGGTTTATCAAAGTTTGAACAGTCGGGCTGGGCATATTGTCCGTCGAATCAAGAGGAGACAGACGTACTGTTATTCTTTTCGACAAAAGAAGCCGCAAAGTCATTGCAAACGAAGGAATGGGCGAACTATCACTTGATTCGTTTGGAGCTAGATTTATTCATGGATGGCTGGTTACCGAACATGAGTGACGACGGACTGTATTGTGGCTTGAACTGGGGACCAGAGCTCGTCGGACTCGAGCTTGACCCGGAAGATGTCTTAGCCGATTTAGAAGGTTAA
- a CDS encoding McrC family protein, which yields MQTYDVIEVMEYEDITCTGPRRNVDKKTFKELESLMLELSEEGWDGLDFLTLSLRKGVGKVIRARNYVGVLQMPSGRQLQILPKIDATNADARTAMLKMLKTLRTFPSKSFDATELGTSKMTMFEVYIILFLREVSRVVKRGLKSDYRTKEENVRFYKGKMNFARQLTINHVHKERFYVAFDEYSIDCPENRILKKALIKAMLIALDPRNRHEARRLLHYFDGVTESHALDQEFASVIKNRKTRYYTNSLEWSRLLLNDFNISNMVGHTRTQSLLFSMNQLFESYVGRLIERHTGEGWEVSLKKPAKYLFDSGSFRLIPDIVMKYVCPVDKVTKTRIIDMKWKLLNPKVNNLGISQSDMYQMFAYAKKYVSEQVIVIYPLVENFAVDQRIFRYTSEDITVYIYLLDCVHGEEDLLRFLEDPERQV from the coding sequence ATGCAAACGTATGACGTTATTGAGGTAATGGAATATGAAGACATCACGTGTACAGGACCACGTCGTAATGTCGATAAAAAAACCTTTAAGGAACTAGAAAGTCTCATGCTCGAACTATCGGAAGAAGGATGGGATGGGTTAGATTTCTTGACGCTTTCCTTAAGAAAAGGTGTCGGAAAGGTGATTCGCGCGAGGAATTATGTTGGTGTCTTACAGATGCCAAGCGGCAGACAACTTCAAATCCTTCCAAAAATTGATGCAACAAACGCAGATGCTCGCACAGCGATGCTTAAAATGCTGAAAACATTACGTACATTCCCGAGTAAATCCTTTGATGCAACGGAACTCGGTACCTCGAAAATGACAATGTTTGAAGTCTATATAATTCTTTTTCTTCGTGAAGTATCTAGGGTAGTGAAGCGAGGATTGAAGTCTGACTATCGGACGAAAGAAGAAAATGTACGCTTCTATAAAGGTAAGATGAATTTTGCGCGTCAGCTTACCATCAACCATGTCCATAAAGAACGATTTTATGTTGCGTTTGATGAATACAGCATCGATTGTCCAGAGAATCGAATTCTTAAAAAAGCATTGATAAAGGCTATGCTGATAGCATTAGATCCAAGGAATCGTCACGAGGCACGTCGTCTCTTACATTATTTTGATGGTGTTACGGAGAGTCATGCGCTTGATCAAGAGTTCGCGAGTGTTATTAAAAATCGAAAGACTAGATATTATACGAATTCCTTAGAATGGTCGCGACTCTTACTAAATGACTTCAATATTTCAAATATGGTGGGCCATACGCGGACTCAGTCTCTCCTTTTTTCAATGAATCAGTTGTTTGAAAGTTACGTCGGAAGACTCATCGAACGTCATACTGGAGAAGGCTGGGAAGTATCACTTAAGAAACCAGCAAAGTATCTATTCGATAGCGGATCGTTTAGACTCATTCCAGACATCGTTATGAAGTATGTATGTCCTGTCGATAAAGTAACAAAGACACGAATCATTGATATGAAATGGAAGCTTCTTAATCCTAAGGTAAATAATTTGGGGATTTCACAATCCGATATGTATCAGATGTTTGCATATGCTAAGAAGTACGTGAGTGAACAAGTAATTGTCATATATCCACTCGTTGAGAACTTCGCTGTGGATCAGAGGATATTCCGCTACACGAGTGAAGATATCACAGTGTACATTTATCTATTAGATTGTGTACATGGAGAGGAAGATTTGCTGCGCTTCCTAGAAGATCCAGAGCGTCAGGTATAA